In Streptomyces sclerotialus, the DNA window CGGCGACGACGCCCCGAAGGTACTCACCGAGGGGCTGGCCCTGGGCAACGCGATGCAGCTCGGGCCCGACGGCCACCTGTACTACCCGCACATGGTGACGGGGCAGGTCTGGCGCATACCCCCCGACGGCGGGGCACCCGAACTGGTCGCGGAGGACGTGCACGAACCGGTCGCGGTCCGCTTCGACCAGGGCGGCGTCCTGATGGTCCTGTCCCGGGGCGCCGCGGGCATCGTGACCCGTATCGACCTGCACGGCACCGGCTCCCGGTCCGTCGTCACCAGTGGTCTCGTCGGGCTCGACAACGCCGCTTTCGACGGCGAGAACCGGATGTTCGTCTCCAGCTTCGCCACCGGCGGCATCACCGAGCTGCGCCCCGACGGCCGGACGCGGGAGATCGTGCCCCGCGGTCTCGACGGGCCCTTCGGGGTCACCGTCGACCTGGCGGGCACGGTGTACGCGGCCGACCACTACCGGGTGGCCGGCCCGGAGAGCCGTGCGGCGGACGGCACGGACTACGTGCGCACGCACGTCCTGCGGCCGTTCGCGCACGGCATCAGCACCGAGGGCGGGCTCCTGCACCTCACCTCGCAGTACGGCGAGGTCACGACCTACGACCCCGGCGACGGGACGACCCGGGTCCGGGCCAGTGGTCTGCGACGGCCCACGGGCATCTCCGCGCGGCCGGACGGCACCCTGGTGGTCGCCGAGGCGGACGCCGGGCGGATAGTGGCCGTCGGCACGGACGACACCGTCACCGAGCTCGCCGGCGGACTCGACCGCCCCGTGGACGTGGCGTTCGACGCCGAGGAGCGCTGCTACGTGAGCGACGAGCGGCGCGGAGCGGTCCTCAGGATCGACGGCGGACAGGCCGTCACCGTCGCGGACGGGCTCGAAGCACCGCAGGGCCTGGCGGTGCTGGGAGACGAGGTCTTCGTCGTGGAGACCGGCTCGCGGAAGCTGCGGGCCGTCTCGCTCACCACCGGGGAGCACCGGACCGACGCGGAGGACCTGCCCGTCGGGCTGCCGCCGGGCACCGGACCCCGTACCGAACCCGCGCTGTTCACGAACGGCATGCCCGGTGTGCCGCGGCCGTTCGCCGGACTCACCGCGGCCCCCGACGGTTCCCTGCTCCTCTCGGCCAACGGAGAGGGCACCGTACTGCGCCTGACGCCCCGCGCGGGCACCACCGTTCACCGTGCCGGAAGTTCCGGCGGAGAGGAAACATCATGACGCATGCGGGACTGGCAGGGCGCGGTGTCGTCGTCACCGGAGCCGCCTCCGGCATCGGCCGGGCAGCGGCCCTGAAGTTCGCCGGGGCCGGCGCCCGGGTACTGGTCGCCGACCTGAACCGGGAAGGCGCCGAGGAGGTCGTCCGCGAGATCGAGAAGTCCGGGGGGACGGCACTCGCCGTCGCCGGTGACCTCAGCGACCAGCAGGTGGTGGACACCGTCGTCGAGCGGGCCGTCGAGGCGCTCGGCGGGCTGGACGTCCTGGTGAACAACGCCGGGATCATGGACCGGATGTCCGCGCTGGGCGAGACCGGCGACGCGGAGTGGGAGCGGGTCGTACGGATCAACCTGACCGCGCCCTTCCTTTTGACGCGGGCGGCGCTGCCGCACATGCTCGGAGCCGGGCGCGGCTCGATCATCTTCACGGCCTCCGAGGCCGCCCTGCGCGGGGGCGCGGCCGGTGCCGCCTACACCGCCTCGAAGCACGGTGTGGTCGGCCTGGTGAAGAGCCTCGCCGTGATGTACCGGAAGCAGGGCATACGGGCCAACGCCATAGCCCCCGGCCCCACCGCGACCAGCATCAGCGTCGACGCGGCGCCGGACGCCCACGGCCCCACCGTGATCGGCCAGTTGATCGGTGCGAACATCGGCCGGCTGGGCAGCGCGGAGGAGCAGGCCGACGCCATCGTCTTCCTGGCCTCCGACGCCGCGGCGTTCGTCAACGGCGCCGTCCTGCCGGTCGACGACGGCTGGGCCGCCGTCTGATGCGAGGACGCCGCACGGGGCCGTGCCGCGCGAGTGCTTCGCGCGGCACGGCCCCCGCCTGCGCCGGCCTGCGGGTCAGTCCTCCTTCGGCAGGTGGCCGAGGAAGTCCAGCAGCGCCTCGTTGACCTCGTCCGGGCGCTCCTGCTGGGTCCAGTGACCGCAGCCGGGCAGCATCACCTTGCGGTGCAGCTTCGGGGCGACGGTTTCGAGCGAGTCGATGATCCGGTCGATGCCGTGCAGCGAGGTGACCATGTCCCGGTCGCCGGTGACGTACAGCGCCGGTACGTCGATGCCGCGGCCGCGGAAGACGGCGAGGAGTTCGTTGTTGCGCCCGATGTTGCGGTACCAGTTGAGGGGCCCGGTGAAGGCCCGGTCCCCGTGGTGCGCGTAGTCGCGCGCGAAGGCGTCGATGTCGTCCTCGGTGAGCCAGGAGGGCAGTTCGGGGTCCGGCCCTGTGCCGAGCAGCGGGGTGTTCTCGGGAACGACCCAGGGACGCGGCGGGTTGTTGGCCGGATTGTCGCCCGAACCGTTGAACAGCATCCGGCGGAAGGTCGAGGGGAGGTCCCGGGCCAGCTCGGCGTCGGCGACGCCGGGCTGCTGGAAGTAGACCTGGTAGTAGCGGTCGCCGTACTGCTTCCGGGTGACCGACGGCGGGGCCAGGCCGGCGGGCAGCACGGGCGGGACGCTGAGTCCGGCGACGGCCCGTACGACGTCCGGGCGGAGCATGGCCGTCGTCCAGGCGACCGGTGCGCCCCAGTCGTGGCCGACGACCACGGCCCGCTCCTCGCCGAGCGCGTGGATCAGCCCGATCACGTCGCCGGTGAGGTGCAGCAGGCTGTACGCGTCGGCGTCGGCGGGCTGGTCACTGCGGGCGTACCCGCGCTGGTCGGGGGCGACGACGCGGTACCCGGCCTCGACCAGCGGCGCGAACTGGTGACGCCAGGAGTACCAGCTCTCCGGGAAGCCGTGCAGCAGGACGACCAGCGGTCCCCGGCCCTGCTCGGCGATGTGCAGCTTGACCCCGTTGACCTCGACGAAGCGGTGCTCGATCTCGGCAGTCACATGTCCTCCTGCGTACGTCTGGACAGTGCGGTCCGGGCCGGCCCCGGACGACATGAGCAAAAGCTTACGCTCATGTCACCCACTCATGTCACCCGCCCATGTCGCCAGGTGCCCGGCCCGCACGTGCGCGTACGATGGAGGCATGAACTGGCCGGCCACCGAGCGTTACTACCCCACTGCCGTGCCCGGCGGCCTCGGCCTCGTCCAGGACCTGCTCAACACGGCGTCCGGCGGACGCCCACGTCGCCCCGACCTCCTGGCCGAGGCGGCGGACGCACAGGAGTGGGCCACGACGGCGCTGCGCTCCTGGGCCGCGGGCACCGGCCGCGCCCGGGTGCGGCTGACGCTCACCGAGGAGGACCTGCCGCACCTCCGGCGGCTGCGGGAACAGCTGCGGCGAGCCCTGGCCGGCCGCCACGACGCCGCCGGCGGCGACACCGTGCGCTTCACCTCGTGCCTGCTCCAGGTGAGCCTGCACGGTGACGCGACGCTCACCGCCGAACCCGAGGGCGAGGGCTGGCGCTGGCTGACCTCGACCGTACTGGGCGAAGCACTGCTGGCACAGGCCACCGGGACCTGGCAGCGACTGAAGATCTGCCGCAACGAGAAGTGCGGCGGCGCGTTCTACGACCGTTCCCGCAACAACAGCGGCGTCTGGCACGCCACGCGCGGCTGCGGCAACGCCGCCAACCTCCGCGCCTCCCGGCAGCGCCGCCGTGCGCGCGAACGCGAGAACGAGCAGACCGGCACACCGGGCGGCTGACGGCGGCCGTCGCCCGGTGCGGCCTGCGGCGCTACGCGCGCGGCCCCGAGCGGAAGGTGTGCTCGCCGCCCGTGACGGCGGTGGTGGTGCCGTCCGGGAGGAGCACGTCGGCCTCGATGCCGTCCGGTATCACCGCCCGGATCTCGAAGCCGGATTCCGTGCGGTGCCACCCGGACTCGACCCGGCCGTACCGTGTCCGGAGACCGGCGCTTGCCCAGTCGAGGCCGGGTCCTGGTGTCGGGGCGATACGGACGCGCGCGTACCCCGGTTCGGCGGGCCGGATCCCGGCGACGACCTTGTAGAGCCAGTCGGCGACGGCACCGAGGGCGTAGTGGTTGAAGCTCGTCATCTCCCCCGGGTTGATCGTGCCGTCCGGGAGCATCGAGTCCCAGCGCTCCCAGATCGTCGTGGCGCCCATGGTGACGGGGTACAGCCAGGACGGGCACTCCTTCTCCAGCAGGAGCCGGTAGGCGTCGTCGACGTGCCCGGTCTCCGACAGGGCCCAGGTGACGAAGGGCGTGCCCGCGAAGCCCGTGGTGACGCGGTGGTCCCGGTCCCGGACGACCTCCGCGAGCCGGTCACCGGCGGCCGCCCGGGTCTCGTCGTCCAGCAGACCGAAGCAGATGGCCAGCGCGTACACCGTCGCGCAGTCGGAGCGGATCCGGCCGCCGTCCTCGACGTAGTGCCGCCGGAACGCGTCCTTGGTGCGGTGCGCCAGCTCCTCCCAGCGGGCGGCGCCGGCGGTCTCGCCGATGAGGCGCGCGGTCCGGGCGGCGAAGGCTGCCGAACGGTACAGGCAGGCGGTGGCGACGACACCGGGGTCGGCCTTGGCGGCCCACGGCTCGTGCGGCGAGGCGTCCGGGTCGAGCCAGTCGCCGAACTGGAAGCCCTTGTCCCACAGGCCGTTCCCGGACAGCCTCGGCAGGACGGACTCCAGGTGGAGCACCATGCCCGGGTAGTGCGCTGCGAGCCGTTCACGGTCGCCGTACGCCTCCCACAGCGCCTCCGGGACCCACACCGCGGCGTCGCCCCAGATGGCGGTGGGCCCGCTCCACTTCTCGAACAGCGCCGGGTCGGCGAAGGTCCCGTGCTTCAGCACGTCCGGGACGACGTGCGGTACGCCGTCGGCCCCGGCGTGCCGGGTCTCCTCGGCGAGGTCGAGCAGCCACCGGTGGAGGAAGCCGGACGTGTCGTACTGGAACGACGCCGTGGCGGCGTAGGCGGCGATGTCACCGGTCCAGCCGAGCCGCTCGTCCCGCTGCGGGCAGTCGGTCGGGACGTGGAGGAAGTTGCCCTGCTGGCTCCGGACCGAGTTCGCCACCAGTTGGTTCACGAGGTCGTCGGAGCACACGAAGGTGCCGGTGCGCGCCATGTCCGAGTGGACGACGACGGCTTCCAGCGCGTCCGCCGTCAGCTCTCCGGGAAAGCCGGTGACCTCGGCGTAGCGGAAGCCGTGGAAGGTGAGGGTCGGCTCGAAGAGGTCGTCTTCACCGGAGAGGACGAAGGTGTCGGTGGCCTTGGCGGCGCGCAGCGGCCGGGTGCCCAGCTCGCCGTTCTCCAGGACCTCGGCGTGCCGGACGACGATCTCCGTACCGGCCGGGCCGCCGGCCCGCAGCCGGATCCAGCCGACCAGGTTCTGGCCGAAGTCCACGAGGGTACGGCCCTGCGGTGACGTCCAGATGCGCTGCGGCCGCAGCACTTCATGGCGGGTCGCCCGCGGCCCCACCTGGGGCACGAGGCGCGAGCGGTCGAAGGCGGTCACACGGACCGCGAGCGGCTCGCCGGTGCCGCGGAGCCGGGCATCGATCCGCTGGCCGTGGTAAAGGCTGTTCTCGGTGACCTCGCTCGTCCGGGCCGACCAGGAGGTGTCCGTCGGGACGGACTGGACGTGCCCGTCGGCGAAGGTGATCTCCAGTTCGCCGATGAAGCCGGTCTCGTCGCCGTAGTTGGCGTTCGCCCCCTCGAAGCCGAGGTCACCGCGCCACCAGCCGTTGCCCAGGAGGACGTCGAGGCCGACGCGGTCAGCTGCCGGCGGCTGCCCCTCCTCCCCCGCCGGCGCGCCGTCCGGCCCGCGCACCAGGGCGGTCACGTCGAACTCCTGGACCTCGAGACGCCATTCGTAGGCCGTCCAGCCCGGGTCGAGGACCGAGTCGGAGGCCGGGCGCCCGTCGACGCGCGCCTCGTAGACACCGTGGGCCGTCGCCCGGAGGCGTGCCGCGGTGACCTGTGGCCGTGGGCCGTCGAGGGTGACGGTCCGGTGCAGGACGACGGCTGCGGCACGGTCGTTGCCGGCGGTGATCATCATGGCGGTGTCGAGCACGGAGGACTCCGGTTCCTGTGGTGGGTTCTTCCTGGGGCCGGTCGGGGTGAGCGGTTCACACGTAGGGCGGGCTCGCCGGGCGGTCGGTGCCGGGGCCGGTGCCGGTGCGGCCGGGGGCGCCGGCCTGGTCGGTCGCGATCTCGCCCTCGACGGCGAACTCGCTGCGCGTCCGGTGCCGGAAGGTCAGCCAGGCGGCTCCGAGGCCGACGGCGACGGCCGCGAGGAGCCCGGCGTACGTCAGGCGCGGGCTGTAGGCGACCAGCGCCGGGGTGAAGAGGGCGAGGACGGCGGCGAGGACGCGGGCGACCGCGATGATCCCGCCCTGCGCGGTGGACCGCAGCATCGTCGGGAACGACTCCTGCGTCCACACCTTCATGATCCCCTCGAAGGCGAACGCGCTGCCGGCGACGCTGAGGACCATCACCACGACGACGGTCGTCAGGTGGAACCCGAAGACCACGGGGGTGGCGTACGACGCGAGGAGCAGCACCGCGCCGATCGCGAAGAGGGGCATCCGGTGGCGGGTGCCGACGAACTTCATGAAGAGCAGGCCGCCGGCCAGACCGAGGGGGAAGGTCAGCAGTCCGAGCTGCGAGTTGGTCTCGACGCCGATGCCGACGACGTTGACCGCGATGTACGTGCCGAACTGGCCGTTGGTGTTGGCCGCGAGATTGGTCAGGCAGTAGAAGACGAGCAGCGCGAGCAGCGGCTTGACGTAGGGAGGGCGGAACAGGTCCGCGAAGCGCGCCCGCTCCGCGCGGATCGTCCCGATGCCGCGGCGGCGCTCCTCCCGGGCCCGCAGCCAGTACGGCGACTCGGGGATGCCGAGCCGGAGCAGCAGGAGGAGCAGCGCGACGATCCCCACATGGGCGTACATGATCTGGCCGCCGAGCCTGCCGAGGCCGCCGGCGAAGGACGCGATGAGGGTCGTCGCGAGGATGCCGACGCTCCAGAGCAGGTTGGACAGGCCCAGCAGCGCGCCCCGGTTCCGGTCGGTCGCCGCCTCGGAGATCGTGGCGAGCGAGACCGGGAGGTCGGCCCCCGTACTGAGGCCCACCAGGACGACACCGGCCAGCAGGAGCGGGAACGCCGTACCGAAGACCAGCAGCGCGGAGCCGATGGCGATCATCGCCATCGTCACGGTGAAGACGGTGCGCCGGCCGATGGCGTCACCGAGCTTGCCGCCGGTGACGGCGCCGATCGCGATGCAGAAGGTGAGGGCGCCCGAGAGCAGGCCGAATTCGGCCCCGCTCAGGCCGATCGTGTCCTGGTAGATGACGAGCGCGATGCCGTTCGACACGATCGCCGCCGCGTCGATGTAGGACGCCATTCCCGAAACGATCCCCACCCACCAGGGGCTGGGGGCTTGGGCAGGGTCGGCGAGAGGCAGGGCCATGACGGTTCCCCTTTGAGTCGTCGACTGCGCGAACCAGCGGTTTGAATCGACTCAGGGGACCGTAGAGCGCGTATGAAACGATTCACAAGGGGCGTGCGCGAGAAACCCGGTCGGCCGGTTACGCGCAGAGGGCGTTCGCGGCGGGGTCCCACCGGGCGCACACCGACTTGCCACCCGGCCGGTGCACGACCTCCACCTCGGTGGCCAGCCGCTGGATGATGTGCCAGCCGTGGCCGCCCGCTCCGCCGAGGTCACCCTTCCTGGCGACGGGTGACGCCTCGACCCCGTCGTGCAGCTCCACCACCAGGCGGCCGTGCTGCACCGAGACGCTCAGCCGCCACCAGCCCGAGGCGTGCCGTTCCGCGTTGGCGATCAGCTCGGAGACCACGAGCACCACCGCGTCCCGGTCCACCCATGGACATTCCTCCGACAGGAAGGCGGCCGTGGCGTGCCTGGCCTGGGAGACGTCGGCCTCCTGCGAACTCGTGATCATCCCGCTCGTTCCTCCGGTCTGCACCGGTTTCCCGCTGTGGGCGCGGCGGAAGCTTGCGCACACTTTTCGCATGGTACGGGGTACGTCCCGCACCGTGCCGTCCCGCGACGCCATCGCTCGGAGGTGCTGGTGCCCACGGTCGCGGTTCTCACACCGGCCGGACGCGAAGAGGACCGATGGCACGTGCCCCGGGCATCCGACAGGACCGCAGGCCCGGCGCCAGGCGTGACGCGCGAATCTCTTGTGTCCGGCGAATGTTTAACTCCCCCGTTCGGGGCAGTACGTCATGCAGACGGATCCGTCAGCACGACCGCCCGCGTACCGGGCCGAGCCGACCGGCCGGCACCCGGGCTCATCCCCATAGGAGGTACCGCTCTCGTGTCCACCGACAACGAAGCACTGAACGTCGAGGTCGAGGTCGAGGTCCGCAGCTCCGACACCGCCGTCGTCACCGTCGGCGGGGAGCTGGACCTCGACTCGGCGACGCTGCTCCACCACCACCTGGTCAACCAGCTCCACCACGGGCGCCGCCACCTCGTACTGAACCTGGCAGCCCTGGACTTCATGGACTCCATGGGCCTGAACGTCCTGCTGCGCGCGACCCGTGAGGCGCGCCAGGTGTCGGGCAACCTCTACGTCGCGGCCGTGACGCCCGCCGTGAACCGGCTCCTGGAGCTGACCGGGCTGAGTGCCACCAGCCCCGTCTACGCGACCGTGGACGACGCCCTGGCCGCCATCGGCAGCGGCGAGGCCGCCACGCAGGGGTGAGGCGGGGCGGTGGAGCCCCCAGCCTCCAGCCCCCGGGCGGCCGGGGGCTCCACCGGCCGCCCGGGGCTGCCGGCCAGGGTCATGACACGGGCGCTCAGCCCGCGGGGACGACCCGTACGGCGAGGGCGAGCGTGTCGTCGGAGTGCAGTATCACGCGGTGCATGTCCCCGGCGATGGCTCCGGGGATCTCCTCGATGGGCAGGTGCCGGTGCGTGCGGGCGCTGTCGATGAGCCGGCGTTCGCCCTCCAGCGGGTCCCGCCGGCTCTCGGTCAGGCCGTCGGTGTAGAGCATGAGGAGGTCGCCGGCCCCGAGGCGGGTCTCCAGCACCTTCTCGCTGCCGGGCGCCGGGAAGCCGATGCCCCGCCCGCGCGCCTCCTGGTACTCCCCCGTGCCGTCAGCGCGCAGCACCAGGGCCGGCGGGTGGCTGCCGTTGGCCAGCTGGAGCCGGCCGGTCGCCGGCTCGATCCTGGCCAGCAGCACCGTCGCCATCAGGTCGGGGTCGAACGGCGCGAGGACTTCGTTGACCCGCGCGACGATGAAGTCCAGCGGGTGGCCTTCGAGGGCCAGCGTGCGGACGGCGTGGGTGACGTTGAGGGCGCTCTTCGTACTGCGTACGCCGTGTCCGAGGGCGTCGACGACGGTGATGTGGACGGTGCCGTCGGGCAGCACGAACCAGTCGTAGAAGTCGCCGCCCGTCGGTGCGGCGGCCTCCGCCGGGGCGTAGTGCACCGCCAGCTCCAGGCCCTCGACGCTGATGGGCGAAGGCCGCAGGGCGTCCTCCAGCTCGCGGAGGATCTTGCCGTGCGCGTTGCGCAGCTGCTCGTCGCGCTCTTCGAGCTGGACGTAGAGGGCGAGCACGCCGCTGTTGGTCTCGGCGAGTTCGTGCTTGAGGCGCTGGTGCTCCGCGTTGACGGCGTCGAGGTGGGCGAGCGCGGCCCGCAGCTCCTCCTCCAGCGCGGCGAGCTCGGCGGAGGGAGCGGCCTGCTGCCGTGCGCCGTCGGCCCGCGCGGCCCGCTGTCCGTCGTCCGCCGGCGGCGTCGTGCCGTTGCTGCCGTTGCTGCCGTTGCCCCGTACGTGCCCGTCGGCGGGGACTTCGGCGGGCCCGCCGGAACCGGGATGCGCCCCGGGCGTGACACGCCAGACCGCAGCGCCGTCGGGGGTCGCCTGCGCGGGGAGCGGCAGGCCCGAGGTGGGCAGCATGCACCGCTTGAGCGGGGCGCGCAGGACGACGGTCAGCGGGCTCGGCTCACCGTCCTGCTGCGCGGACAGCGTCTCCAGCACGGTGTACCCGCCCGCCTGGAATTCCTGTTGCGCGACCGCCGATATGGCGAGGACCAGCCGGGCCCGGGTCTCGATGGGCAGCTGGTGGGCGTCGCCGAGCCGGCGCACCGCACCACGGAGCGCCGGCAGGGTGTGAAAGGTCTGCGGGGTCATGGCTTTCTCTGTCGGGGAGTGGCGGCCAGTACGGTCGCGTCGTCACGGGTGATCCGGTGCCCGTGCGCGAGGGAGGCGGTCAGCAGCGGCGGCGGCAGCCTGAGGGTGAAGAGCGGGGGCGACTGGCTCCACCGGTGGTTGATGCCGTCCGTGTGCAGCACCGCGGTGCCGCCGGGCGCCAGTGGCAGATCGCTGACCCGGGGGGTGGGGGGCAGTTGCAGGCCGGCGATGCCGGGCCGGCCGGTGAGCCGGTGGTGGACGCCGTCCGGGCCGAGCACCAGCGCGCGGATGTTGCCGACGCCGCAGTACTCACCGTGCCCGGGACGCAGGCGCAGCAGGCCGATCGCGGCTCCACGGGTACGCCGCAGGGAGCGGTGCACGGTGGTGAGGACGTCGGGCAGCGGCGCGTCCGGTACGCGGTGGAAGGCCCGCAGCGCCGTCTGCGCGGCTTCGGCCGCCGGCGGCCCGTGGCCCAGGCCGTCGACGACGATGGCGGTGCGGGAGTCGTCGGTGTCGAGGACGGTGCAGGCGTCCCCGCTCTCCTGCTCGCCCTCGGCGGGCAGGCACACCGCGCCCACGCCGTCGCCGGACGCGGCGGCCTGTTCCGGCGTGCAGAGCCGGGCGCAGACCAGCGTGCCGTCCGCCGAGCCGCTCCGGATGCTGAAGTGGGACGCTATCCGGCGCACGGCGCCCAGGCCCGCGCCGAGCGAGCCGGTGGTGCTGAAGCCGTCCGCGAGACACCGTTCCAGCTCGGGCATGCCGGGGCCGCGGTCGGCCGCGAGCACCTCCATGCCGCCGCCCGTGGGGAGCCGCTGGAGGTAGAGGACGCCGTCCGTGGCGTACTTGGCGAGGTTGCTGCCCAGCTCCGACGCGATGACCGCGGCCTGGTCGGGCAGTGCGCCCGGCAGTCCGCACCGCGCGGCGAGCTGCCGGGCGGCATGGGCCGCCACGTGGACCGCGCTGTAGTGGTCGATGCGGACGGAGACGGTGGGCGGGACGGAACGGTCGGTCAACGGCTCGCCCACCGAGTGGCCACGACGGTCGTGCCACGGCCTTCCGCGGTGTCCACCTCGAACTCGTCCATCAGCCGGCGTGCTCCGCCCAGCCCGTGCCCCAGTCCGGCGCCCGTGGTGTAGCCGTCGGTGAGCGCGGTGTCGAGGTCGGCGATGCCGGGTCCCTTGTCCCGTACGGTCAGGCGCAGTCCCTTCTTGTCGGCACGCACCGGGTGCTCGACGGTGAGGGTGCCGCCTCCGCCGTGGATGTAGGCGTTACGGGCCAGTTCGCTGGCGGCCGTGACCACCCGCGTCTGGTCCACGATGCCGAATCCCGCACGGATGGTGGCCGCGCGCACGGCGTGCCGTACGGTCAGCAGGTCCTCCTCGCTCTCGACGGGGTACACCGACGCCGCCTCCTCGCCGTCGGCCGCTTCCGGGCCGGCGTCCGTGACATCGGCGACAGCGGTACGCAGTTCACCTATGGGCGTCACGCGAGACTCCCTCGGGTGCCTGTGGACTTCGGTGCCAGCCCAGGGCGGCCATTCCCTGTTCGGCGTTGAGCGCGGTCTCCACACCGGTCAGCTGGAGGCCGAGCTCGACCAGGGTGATGGCGACGGGGGGCTGCATGCCGGCCACTATGACCCTGGCGCCCAACAGGCGGGACATGGTGGTCAGTTCCATGAGCATGCGCGCCACGTAGGAGTCGATGATCTCCAGTCGGGAGATGTCGATCAGTACGCCCCGCGCGCGGTCGGCCGAGATCCGCTCGGTCAGTTCGTCGGCGAACGCGACGGCGGTCTTGTCGTCCAGCTCGTTGAGCAGCCCCGTCACCAGGACGTCACCGAGGCGCAGGATCGGCACACCGGTCGACGCGGGCGCGCTCATCGCTCCGCCAAGGTGGCCTGCGCGGGCGTGTCCCGGAGCTCGATCGCCGCGGAGAGCGCGTCGGCGAGCGTGGCGCGGGTGACGATGGTCGACAGGTCGATGCCCAGCTGGGCGATGGTCTGCGCGATGGGCGGCCGGATGCCGCTGATCACACAGTCCGCGCCCATCAGCCGTACGGCGTTCACCGTGTGCATCAGGTGCTGGGCGACCGCCGTGTCCACCGTGGGGACACCGGTGATGTCGATGATGGCGATCCGCGCCTCGTGCTCCTGGATGGCCTGGAGGAGGTTCTCCATGACCACTTGGGTGCGGGCGGTGTCCAGGGTGCCGATCAGCGGGACGGCGAGCACCTGCCGCCACAGGCGCACCACCGGCGTGGAGACCTCCAGCAGCTGCCGGCTCTGCCGCTGGATGATCTCCTCGCGGCCCTCGACGTACGTCTCGAAACAGAGCGCTCCGGCGCCGTCCAGCAGCTGGTTGATCAGCAGGGCTGCCGCGAACAGCTCGTCACCGTCGTGCGTCCGTCGCTGTACGGCCTCCAGCAGCGCCTCCTTGAGGGTGAGCACCGCCATGGAGGTCGCGGTCGGCAACGCGCCCTTGCGGGCCCTGCGCAGGGAGAACTCGGACACCGCGCGGCGCAGGTCGTGGTGGGTGGCGACGATCCGCTCCACGGGCACGTCGCCCTTGAGGCCGGCGGCGAGCGCACCGACGAGGCCGTCGGCCTCCTCGCGCAGTTCGCCCTCGCTCACCTCGGCCCCCGGGGCGGTGCGCGTCGACTGCAGCTGCACCCAGCGGTCGGCGATGTCGTCGGCCTCTGCCTCCAACGCACCGGCGACAAGCTCGCGCACGCCGGTCTCGGTGGAACTCAAAACCACGGTCCTTCCAGGTCAACGGCCATTCTCGGTGGCGCTTCGGCCGGTTGCCGGCGCTAGCCGGAAACCATCCCTCCGGGCTTGGTCGGCCCGGCAGATCTTACCGAGCGCAGTCAAGCACGCAAAGATCCACCGGCGCTGCCCCACCCTCGGCCGAGTCCTGGCAGCGGCACCCCAGTACCCCGGAAAACGCATCCCTCACCTGGAATCCCAGACGCATTTTCCGGGGCGTCGCGCGGGTCCGCCCGGAGAAGGGCCGTCAGCTCTTCCCGGTGGCCGAGTTGTCCGGTTCGCCGCCCACCACCTGCCCGGCCGTGGGCCGCTCGCCGGCCTTGTCCACCACCGCCCCTGCCAGCACGGCGTTGCTGGAGAGCAGCGTGCCGGCAGCACCGAGCGAGGTGTCCTTGATCAGGTAGGTACGGGATCCCAGGAAGGAGAGGTCGTCGGCGTCGAAGACCCACTCCGAGCGCTCGCCGTACCGGGTGTCGGTGCGGGCGATGCCGACGCCGTGCCGGCCGATGGCGTCGTGCGCCTTCGGGGCCTCGGTGAC includes these proteins:
- a CDS encoding SpoIIE family protein phosphatase, which gives rise to MTDRSVPPTVSVRIDHYSAVHVAAHAARQLAARCGLPGALPDQAAVIASELGSNLAKYATDGVLYLQRLPTGGGMEVLAADRGPGMPELERCLADGFSTTGSLGAGLGAVRRIASHFSIRSGSADGTLVCARLCTPEQAAASGDGVGAVCLPAEGEQESGDACTVLDTDDSRTAIVVDGLGHGPPAAEAAQTALRAFHRVPDAPLPDVLTTVHRSLRRTRGAAIGLLRLRPGHGEYCGVGNIRALVLGPDGVHHRLTGRPGIAGLQLPPTPRVSDLPLAPGGTAVLHTDGINHRWSQSPPLFTLRLPPPLLTASLAHGHRITRDDATVLAATPRQRKP
- a CDS encoding ATP-binding protein; translation: MTPIGELRTAVADVTDAGPEAADGEEAASVYPVESEEDLLTVRHAVRAATIRAGFGIVDQTRVVTAASELARNAYIHGGGGTLTVEHPVRADKKGLRLTVRDKGPGIADLDTALTDGYTTGAGLGHGLGGARRLMDEFEVDTAEGRGTTVVATRWASR
- a CDS encoding PP2C family protein-serine/threonine phosphatase, yielding MTPQTFHTLPALRGAVRRLGDAHQLPIETRARLVLAISAVAQQEFQAGGYTVLETLSAQQDGEPSPLTVVLRAPLKRCMLPTSGLPLPAQATPDGAAVWRVTPGAHPGSGGPAEVPADGHVRGNGSNGSNGTTPPADDGQRAARADGARQQAAPSAELAALEEELRAALAHLDAVNAEHQRLKHELAETNSGVLALYVQLEERDEQLRNAHGKILRELEDALRPSPISVEGLELAVHYAPAEAAAPTGGDFYDWFVLPDGTVHITVVDALGHGVRSTKSALNVTHAVRTLALEGHPLDFIVARVNEVLAPFDPDLMATVLLARIEPATGRLQLANGSHPPALVLRADGTGEYQEARGRGIGFPAPGSEKVLETRLGAGDLLMLYTDGLTESRRDPLEGERRLIDSARTHRHLPIEEIPGAIAGDMHRVILHSDDTLALAVRVVPAG
- a CDS encoding STAS domain-containing protein — its product is MSSTETGVRELVAGALEAEADDIADRWVQLQSTRTAPGAEVSEGELREEADGLVGALAAGLKGDVPVERIVATHHDLRRAVSEFSLRRARKGALPTATSMAVLTLKEALLEAVQRRTHDGDELFAAALLINQLLDGAGALCFETYVEGREEIIQRQSRQLLEVSTPVVRLWRQVLAVPLIGTLDTARTQVVMENLLQAIQEHEARIAIIDITGVPTVDTAVAQHLMHTVNAVRLMGADCVISGIRPPIAQTIAQLGIDLSTIVTRATLADALSAAIELRDTPAQATLAER
- a CDS encoding STAS domain-containing protein, whose translation is MSAPASTGVPILRLGDVLVTGLLNELDDKTAVAFADELTERISADRARGVLIDISRLEIIDSYVARMLMELTTMSRLLGARVIVAGMQPPVAITLVELGLQLTGVETALNAEQGMAALGWHRSPQAPEGVSRDAHR
- a CDS encoding STAS domain-containing protein, which translates into the protein MSTDNEALNVEVEVEVRSSDTAVVTVGGELDLDSATLLHHHLVNQLHHGRRHLVLNLAALDFMDSMGLNVLLRATREARQVSGNLYVAAVTPAVNRLLELTGLSATSPVYATVDDALAAIGSGEAATQG